The DNA region GCGTGTTCAATCCGGCCGTCGACAGGCTGCGTGGCCTCGACGACGACGGCAAGGCGACTACCGACTGGCCCCGCCCGACGATGCATGATCTGCGGCACACCGCGGCCTCCTTGGCGATCAGTGCCGGGGCCAACGTCAAGGCAGTACAGACGATGCTCGGACACAAGTCCGCAGCACTGACCTTGGACACCTACGCCGACCTGTTCCCGGACGATCTGGAGGCCGTTGCGGACGCATTCGACGCGGCGGTTGCAGCCATGAGGAAATCTGCTGCGGACGCACTGCGGACGCAGGGCGGGCCGGCCTCGTAATGGAAAAAGGACCCGACCAGGTTATCCCTGGCCAGGGCCTTGCTCACATTGTCGGGGTGACAGGATTTGAACCTGCGACCTCTTCGTCCCGAACGAAGCACGCTACCAAGCTGCGCCACACCCCGCGATGAAGCCACGACAGCGTATCGCACCACGGGGCCGGGAAGCCAAACGAGTACCCCCGCCGGGGTCGGGATGAATATCGCGGGCCCGTGCGGTTGTACAGCCTGAACCGCCGGAAGCTGGAATGACGGGAGAGGCTCAACTATGACCGCGCTGGGTGCCGCCCTCTACGGAGGATTTTTCGGACTTGCCGCGCTGTGGCTGGTCCTCACCGGTGACGACGCCGTCGATACCGACGATCAGCGCGCCGGGCACGACCGCTCGAACTCCATCAACTGCGCGGCGGCCTCGGACAGGTCTAGTCCGATGCTGCTGACCCACGCGTCGCAGAAGTAGGTGTCCGCGTAGCGATCCCCGCTGTCGGCCAACAACGTCACCACCGAACCGCTGTGCCCCTGCGCGACCATCTCGGCCAGCAGATCGAACGCGCCCCAGATGTTGGTCCCCGTCGACGGGCCGACCCGCCGTCCCAGTACCGCGCTGACATGGCGGGCCGCCGCGACCGAGGCCGCGTCGGGCACCTGGATCATCCGGTCGACCACATCGGGCAGAAACGACGGCTCCACCCGCGGGCGGCCGATCCCCTCGATCCGTGAGGACTCGTCGATCACGACCTCGCGGCCCTGCTGATAGGACGGGTAGAACGCCGAGTTCTCGGGGTCGACGACACACAGCCGGGTCTGGTGGCGCCGGTAACGGATATACCGTCCGATCGTCGCGCTGGTGCCGCCGGTGCCCGCCCCGACGACGATCCACGCCGGCACCGGATGCGGCTCCTCGCTGAGCTGCGAAAAAATCGACTCGGCGATGTTGTTGTTGCCGCGCCAGTCGGTGGCGCGCTCGGCGTTGGTGAACTGATCGAGGTAGTGGCCGCCGGTCTCGGCGGCCAGCCGCTCCGCCTCGGCGTACACCTCGGCCGAGTTGTCGACGAAATGGCAACGGCCGCCCTGGGATTCGATCAGCGCGATCTTGGAGGGACTCGTCGACTCCGGCATCACCGCAATGAACGGAAGTCCTATCAGCGCGGCGAAATACGCCTCGGAGACCGCGGTCGATCCCGAGGACGCCTCGACCAGGGTGGTCCCCGGACCGATCCAGCCGTTGCACAAGCCGTAGAGGAACAACGAGCGCGCCAACCGGTGCTTGAGGCTGCCCGTGATGTGGGTGCTCTCGTCCTTCAGATACAGCTGGACGTCGTGCGCGTCGCTCCAGGCCGACGGCAACGGATAGCGCAAGAGATGCGTGTCGGCGCTGCGCCGGGCGTCGGCCTCGATCAGCCGCACCGCGTTGTCGACCCAGGCCCGGTCGGGGCTGCGGTCGCAGACCGGGCTCACCGCGTCAGTGCACTGCCGCGGTGGGATGCGAGTGGTCGATCTGGCGGCTCGGGTCGTGTCCACCGGTCGGCGCCGCGACCAACGTCAGCAGCGTGGCCTCGGGCCGGCAGCAGAACCGCACCGGCGCGAACGGCGACGTGCCCAGGCCCGCCGACACGTGCAGCGCCATGTCGGCACCCCACTTCGACACGCCCTTGGCGCGCGACGTGTCCAGATCGCAGTTGGTGACCAGCGCGCCCTTGAACGGCAGGCACAACTGGCCGCCGTGGGTGTGGCCCGCCATCACCAGCTGATAGCCGTCGGCGGCGAAGCGGTCCAGCACCCGGGTGTACGGCGCGTGCACCACGCCGAGGCGCAGGTTGGCCGCGGCGTTGGCGGGCCCGGCGATGGCGGTGTAGCGGTCCCGGTCGATGTGCGGGTCGTCGACGCCCGCGGCCGCGATGGTGACCCCGGCGACCTCGAGTTCGCGGCGGGTGTGGGTCATATCGAGCCAGCCGCGCTCGGTGAACGCCGCCCGCAGGTCCTGCCAGGGCAGTGGGTTCCCGTGCACGCGGTGGTCGCTGTCGGTGAGGTACTTCGCCGGGTTCTTCAACGTCGGTGCGAAGTAGTCGTTGCTGCCGAACACGAACAGGCCGGGCACCGACAACAGGTCGCCGAGCGCCTGGACGACCGCCGGGACCGCCTTCGGGTGCGACAGGTTGTCGCCGGTGTTGACCACCAGATCCGGCTCCCAGTGCGCCAACTCGCGCAACCAGGCCTGCTTGCGCCGCTGGGCCGGGCGCATGTGGAGGTCCGAGAGGTGCAGCACCCGCAGCGGCGAGGAACCGGGACTGAGCACCGGCATGGTCACTTCCCGCACCACGAACGCATTGCGCTCGATCAGTGACGCGTAACCGACCCCGGCGATGGCCGTGCCGAGCGTCACCGCGGCGGTGCGCTTCAGGACGGGCAGGACTGCAGACATATTGGCAGGATACTGCCCGTCCCTGGGTTAGGGAGGCGGAGGCGGTACGAGCACCGGCACCGTGATCGGGGGCAGACCGGGAATCTCAACGACGGTCTGCCCGAAGGCCGGCGGCGGCGGTAGTCCCGGCGGGCCCTCCGGCCGCGGCGGCGGCGCCGGCGCCACCCCGTTGCTCACCAGGATCGTGACGATCGAGCCGGGAATGGTCTGCCCGCTGGGGGAGGTGCCGACGACGGTGCCGTAGGACGAACTGCTGTTGACCGACGAGGCCTGTTCGGCGACCTGGAAGCCGGCCGCCGTGAGGCGCTGGCGGGCGCTGTCCTCCTTCAGGCCGGAAACGCTGGGGACCCGCGAGTTCGGGCCGCCGTCGACATACCGCGGATCGGTCGGCGGCAACACGACCTCGCCGAAGTTGGTGGCGATCGGCTTCATGGCCGCGAACCAGGTGCTGGCGGGCTCGTTACCGCCGTACAGGTTGCCCGATCCGCACTGCCGCAGCGGGAAGGAGCACAACTCGCTGGGCGCGTTGGAGTCGTCGTAGACGTAGCTGGCCGCGGCGAGTTGGTTGGTGAACCCCAGGAACCCCGACGAGCGGTTGGCCTCGGTGGTTCCGGTCTTGCCCGACATCGGCAGGTCCCAGCCGACCGAACCCGCCGCACCCGCCGCGGTGCCGGCCCCCTTGTCGTCCTCGCTCATCGCGTTGGCCAGCGTGTTGGCCAGTCCCTCCGGCACCACCTGCTCGCAGGTGGAGGTGGTCACCGCGATTTCCTTGCCATGCCGGTCGAAGACCTTGTCGATCGGGCTGGGCGGGCACCACACCCCGCCGGAGGCCAGGGTGGCCCCGACGTTGGACAACTCGAGCGCGTTGACCTCGATCGGCCCCAGCGTGAACGATCCGATGTTCTGCCGTTTGACGAAGTCGGCCAGGCTTTCGTTGCTCTCCGGGTGGTAGTCGCGGGCCGTGCCGGGCTCGGCGTAGGACCGCAGCCCCAGCTTGACCGCCATGTCCACCGTGCGCTGCACACCGACCTGGGAGATCAGCTTGGCGAACGCCGTGTTGGGAGACGTGGCCAGCGCGTCGGTGACGTTCATCGGGGAGCGGTAGCCGCTGACGTTCTGCACGCACCAGGTGTCCTTGGGGCAGCCGCGGGCGCCGCCGCTGCCCAGCCCCTTGGCCTCGAAGCGGTTCGGCACGTCGAGGTTCATGTTGATGCCCATGCCCATCTCGAGGGCGGCCGCGGTGGTGAAGATCTTGAACACCGACCCGGCACCGTTGCCCACCAGCGCGAACGGCTGCGGGTGCATGGTTTCACCGGCCTCGAGGTTCAGCCCGTAGGTCCGGTTGCTGGCCATCGCCAACACCGGGTGGCTCTCCTTGCCGGGCCGCACGACGCTCATCACGCTGGCGACGCCCGGGACATCCGGGCGGGCGTAGCGGTCGACGCCCTGTTTGACGGCCGCCTGGACGTCGGGGTCCAGCGTGGTGCGGATCAGGTAGCCGCCCTTGGCCACCTGCTCCTTGCTGATGCCCGCGCGCGCCAGGTACTCCTGGACGTAATCGCAGAAGAACGCGCGGTCGCCGGCCGCGATGCAGCCGCGGGGCAGTTCGTTGGGCACCGGCAGCACCCCGAGGGGCTGCTGCTTGGCGGCGCGCAGCACGTCGGCCCGGTCGGGCAGGTTCTCGATCATCGTGTCGAGCACGATGTTCCGGCGGGCCAGCGCACCCTCGGGATTGACGTAGGGGTCCAGCGCGCTGGTGGACTGGACCAGCCCGGCCAGCATGGCGGCCTGCTCCCAGTCCAGCTCGGAGGCGTCGACCCCGAAGTAGGTCTGCGCGGCGTCCTGGATGCCGTGCGCACCGTTGCCGAACGAGACCAGGTTGAGGTAGCGGGTCAGGATCTCCGCCTTGGTGAGCGTCTTGTCCAACGTCAGCGCCATCCGGATCTCGCGGAGCTTGCGCGCTGCCGTCGTCTCGATCGCGGCCCGCTTCTCGGCGTCGGTCTGGGCCACCACCAGGAACTGATAGTTCTTGACGTACTGCTGTTCGATGGTCGATCCGCCGCGGGTGTCGAGGTTCCCGGACAGGTAGCCGGACAGCCCGGTCAATGTTCCCTGCCAGTCCACACCGTTGTGTTCGGCAAACCGCTTGTCCTCGATCGAGACGATTGCCAACTTCATGGTGTCGGCGATCTGCTCGCTCGGCACCTCGAAGCGTCGCTGCGAGTACAGCCACGCGATCACGTTGCCTTTGGCGTCCACCATCGTGCTGACCGCCGGGATGTCGCCCTCCACCAGTTGGGCCGATCCGTTGGCGACGACGTCGGAGGCGCGGTTGGAGATCAGGCCGGCGCCGCCGACGATCGGGAACAGCAAGGCCGCGGCGAGGACGGCAGCGAGCAGGCAGCACCACGCCAGCTTGATGACCGTTACTGCAACCGGGGGGCGGTCTGACATGCGTACAGCGTAACGATGCCGCTGAGCGGGGCGAATACCGAGCGGGGCTGACGGGACACATCCGACGGCGCCAGTTCCGGCTGCCTTTCATGATCGGACTGCACGCCCGTCCCAAAATGATGAGCCGCCAAGTGTTGCGCAAATGGGACCTGACCACCTAACTTATACACACAGTGCGACGTAGGTAACACCTCTCGGAGCAATGTGGCGTAGATCGCAACAGGGTCTACACCGGAGGTCAGTGCCGCTGAAGCGGACCGAGCGAAGGGGAATCGCTGGTGTCAAGTACTCGGCTCGAGGAGCGTAGGACGATCACAGCACCGTTGGCTGCACCCGTACCGGGCGCAGAGGGGGAAGCTCGAATCGCATGGGTTTCCAAGGCGAGGTGCCGAGGCGCTGACCCCGATGAGTTGTTTGTCCGCGGAGCGGCCCAGCGCAAGGCCGCGGTGATCTGTCGGCACTGCCCGGTGATCGCGGAATGTGGCGCCGACGCGCTGGACAACCGGGTGGAGTTCGGGGTCTGGGGCGGCATGACCGAACGGCAGCGCCGT from Mycolicibacterium sp. MU0053 includes:
- a CDS encoding PLP-dependent cysteine synthase family protein, producing MSPVCDRSPDRAWVDNAVRLIEADARRSADTHLLRYPLPSAWSDAHDVQLYLKDESTHITGSLKHRLARSLFLYGLCNGWIGPGTTLVEASSGSTAVSEAYFAALIGLPFIAVMPESTSPSKIALIESQGGRCHFVDNSAEVYAEAERLAAETGGHYLDQFTNAERATDWRGNNNIAESIFSQLSEEPHPVPAWIVVGAGTGGTSATIGRYIRYRRHQTRLCVVDPENSAFYPSYQQGREVVIDESSRIEGIGRPRVEPSFLPDVVDRMIQVPDAASVAAARHVSAVLGRRVGPSTGTNIWGAFDLLAEMVAQGHSGSVVTLLADSGDRYADTYFCDAWVSSIGLDLSEAAAQLMEFERSCPAR
- a CDS encoding metallophosphoesterase — encoded protein: MSAVLPVLKRTAAVTLGTAIAGVGYASLIERNAFVVREVTMPVLSPGSSPLRVLHLSDLHMRPAQRRKQAWLRELAHWEPDLVVNTGDNLSHPKAVPAVVQALGDLLSVPGLFVFGSNDYFAPTLKNPAKYLTDSDHRVHGNPLPWQDLRAAFTERGWLDMTHTRRELEVAGVTIAAAGVDDPHIDRDRYTAIAGPANAAANLRLGVVHAPYTRVLDRFAADGYQLVMAGHTHGGQLCLPFKGALVTNCDLDTSRAKGVSKWGADMALHVSAGLGTSPFAPVRFCCRPEATLLTLVAAPTGGHDPSRQIDHSHPTAAVH
- the ponA2 gene encoding transglycosylase/D,D-transpeptidase PonA2, encoding MSDRPPVAVTVIKLAWCCLLAAVLAAALLFPIVGGAGLISNRASDVVANGSAQLVEGDIPAVSTMVDAKGNVIAWLYSQRRFEVPSEQIADTMKLAIVSIEDKRFAEHNGVDWQGTLTGLSGYLSGNLDTRGGSTIEQQYVKNYQFLVVAQTDAEKRAAIETTAARKLREIRMALTLDKTLTKAEILTRYLNLVSFGNGAHGIQDAAQTYFGVDASELDWEQAAMLAGLVQSTSALDPYVNPEGALARRNIVLDTMIENLPDRADVLRAAKQQPLGVLPVPNELPRGCIAAGDRAFFCDYVQEYLARAGISKEQVAKGGYLIRTTLDPDVQAAVKQGVDRYARPDVPGVASVMSVVRPGKESHPVLAMASNRTYGLNLEAGETMHPQPFALVGNGAGSVFKIFTTAAALEMGMGINMNLDVPNRFEAKGLGSGGARGCPKDTWCVQNVSGYRSPMNVTDALATSPNTAFAKLISQVGVQRTVDMAVKLGLRSYAEPGTARDYHPESNESLADFVKRQNIGSFTLGPIEVNALELSNVGATLASGGVWCPPSPIDKVFDRHGKEIAVTTSTCEQVVPEGLANTLANAMSEDDKGAGTAAGAAGSVGWDLPMSGKTGTTEANRSSGFLGFTNQLAAASYVYDDSNAPSELCSFPLRQCGSGNLYGGNEPASTWFAAMKPIATNFGEVVLPPTDPRYVDGGPNSRVPSVSGLKEDSARQRLTAAGFQVAEQASSVNSSSSYGTVVGTSPSGQTIPGSIVTILVSNGVAPAPPPRPEGPPGLPPPPAFGQTVVEIPGLPPITVPVLVPPPPP
- a CDS encoding WhiB family transcriptional regulator; the encoded protein is MSSTRLEERRTITAPLAAPVPGAEGEARIAWVSKARCRGADPDELFVRGAAQRKAAVICRHCPVIAECGADALDNRVEFGVWGGMTERQRRALLKQHPEVVSWADFFAAQRKHRSVS